A genomic stretch from Lysobacter ciconiae includes:
- a CDS encoding HNH endonuclease, which translates to MPVALGIVMSLDLALEISRDYKKQAFLRDEGRCRYCGLDFLHSLSAFWSYTADHIVAKSVGGRDILDNVVISCKACNEALCRAGHLLTFEDRLNYIASREADRTPIYQAWCDVLGRGG; encoded by the coding sequence ATGCCGGTCGCGTTAGGAATAGTCATGAGTCTTGATCTAGCTCTAGAGATCAGTAGAGACTACAAAAAGCAAGCATTTTTGCGTGACGAGGGCAGATGTAGATATTGCGGCCTAGACTTCCTGCATTCGCTTTCGGCTTTTTGGTCCTACACCGCTGACCACATTGTTGCAAAATCCGTTGGCGGTAGAGATATCTTGGACAACGTCGTTATCAGCTGTAAAGCTTGTAATGAGGCGCTTTGTCGTGCGGGACACCTACTAACGTTTGAAGATCGTTTAAATTACATCGCCAGTCGCGAGGCCGACCGCACTCCAATATATCAAGCATGGTGCGATGTTTTGGGTCGTGGAGGGTGA
- a CDS encoding S9 family peptidase, whose amino-acid sequence MGVGKGSSRVLGAVMGGVLAATAPTAGAQDAMPSVTAADYARAESFMGYSTTPLLDHAVNTVIWQDDGHFWFRDHDADGDHFRRVDAATGTISDAFDRELLAKALADATGKPADATKLAVTAFKVAEDGRFDLTVAKQRYLCDLQDKSVCVAVDADTRKPSAQGADADAKPPMVLSPDEKLGAFIRDWNLWVRDIDTGAETRLTTDGRTDYGYATDNAGWTHSDRAILVWSPDSSKIATFQQDQREVGEMVLVGTNVGLPKVERWKYPLAGADKVTMIERVIIDVPARKVVRLAMPPDQHRSTLCDDVSCDGGWEDVRWSPDGATLAFASTSRDHKDTWLRVADAATGKVREVYHEHAPTYFESGNGKVNWQYLPESGEFIWFSEKSDWGHLYLHDLATGKRKHAITSGEGNVTQVLRVDPDSRTIWFRGVGMEPGRDPYYQHFYKVGFDGGQPQLLTPEDADHTITLSPDGTYFVDAYSTPQTPPVTRLRRSGDGSDIAVIARADDRRLRATGWVPPTSITVKARDGKTALYGMLFTPTGLDESRKYPVVNYIYPGPQTGSVRGRSFNVARADHQALAELGFIVVAIDGMGTPWRSKSFHDAFDGDIGDNTLPDQVAGLRELGKRFPWMDLERVGVWGHSGGGYATVDAMFTYPEFYKVGVAQAGNHDNRNYEDDWAEKWMGLEVTDKDGSSNYDAQANQNRAANLRGKLLLAHGMMDNNVHPSNTLLVVDALIKANKDFDLLLFPNARHSFGKDTGYMTRRRWDYFVRHLMGAQPPVEYKMQADKS is encoded by the coding sequence ATGGGTGTGGGCAAAGGCAGTTCTCGGGTTCTGGGCGCCGTGATGGGCGGGGTATTGGCAGCGACGGCTCCGACGGCGGGGGCGCAGGACGCGATGCCGTCCGTCACGGCGGCGGACTACGCCCGCGCGGAATCGTTCATGGGCTACAGCACCACGCCGCTGCTGGACCACGCGGTCAACACGGTGATCTGGCAGGACGACGGCCACTTCTGGTTCCGCGACCACGATGCCGACGGCGACCACTTCCGCCGCGTCGATGCCGCCACCGGGACCATCAGCGATGCCTTCGACCGCGAGTTGCTGGCCAAGGCGCTGGCGGACGCGACCGGCAAGCCGGCGGACGCGACCAAGCTGGCCGTCACTGCGTTCAAGGTCGCCGAGGACGGGCGCTTCGACCTCACTGTCGCCAAGCAGCGCTACCTGTGCGACCTGCAGGACAAGAGCGTCTGCGTCGCCGTCGATGCCGACACCCGCAAGCCGTCCGCCCAGGGCGCGGACGCCGATGCCAAGCCACCGATGGTGCTGTCGCCCGATGAGAAGCTCGGCGCCTTCATCCGCGACTGGAACCTGTGGGTGCGCGATATCGACACGGGCGCGGAGACCCGGCTGACCACGGACGGCCGCACCGACTACGGCTACGCCACCGACAACGCCGGCTGGACCCACAGCGACCGCGCGATCCTGGTCTGGTCGCCGGACTCCAGCAAAATCGCGACCTTCCAGCAGGACCAGCGCGAGGTCGGCGAGATGGTCCTGGTCGGCACCAACGTCGGCCTGCCGAAGGTCGAGCGCTGGAAGTACCCGTTGGCCGGGGCAGACAAGGTGACCATGATCGAGCGCGTGATCATCGACGTGCCCGCCCGCAAGGTCGTGCGGCTGGCCATGCCGCCCGATCAGCACCGCTCGACCCTGTGCGACGACGTCAGTTGCGATGGCGGCTGGGAGGATGTGCGCTGGTCGCCCGATGGCGCGACGCTGGCGTTCGCGTCCACCTCGCGCGACCACAAGGACACCTGGCTGCGGGTCGCCGACGCCGCCACCGGCAAGGTCCGCGAGGTGTACCACGAGCACGCCCCGACCTACTTCGAGAGCGGTAACGGCAAGGTCAACTGGCAGTACCTGCCCGAAAGTGGCGAGTTCATCTGGTTCAGCGAGAAGAGCGACTGGGGCCACCTGTACCTGCACGACCTGGCAACCGGCAAGCGCAAGCACGCGATCACCAGCGGCGAGGGCAACGTCACCCAGGTGCTGCGGGTGGACCCCGACAGCCGCACGATCTGGTTCCGCGGTGTGGGCATGGAGCCCGGGCGCGACCCGTACTACCAGCATTTCTACAAGGTCGGTTTCGATGGCGGCCAGCCGCAGTTGCTGACCCCGGAAGATGCCGACCACACCATTACCCTGTCGCCCGACGGCACCTACTTCGTCGATGCGTATTCCACCCCGCAGACGCCGCCGGTCACCCGCCTGCGCCGCAGCGGGGATGGCAGCGACATCGCGGTGATCGCCCGCGCCGACGACCGCCGCCTGCGTGCCACCGGTTGGGTGCCGCCCACTTCCATCACCGTCAAGGCCCGTGACGGCAAGACGGCCCTGTACGGAATGCTGTTCACCCCGACCGGCCTGGACGAGTCGCGCAAGTACCCGGTGGTGAACTACATCTACCCCGGCCCGCAGACCGGCTCGGTGCGCGGCCGCAGCTTCAACGTGGCCCGCGCCGACCACCAGGCGCTGGCCGAGCTGGGTTTCATCGTGGTCGCCATCGACGGCATGGGCACGCCGTGGCGCTCCAAGTCCTTCCACGACGCCTTCGATGGCGACATCGGCGACAACACGCTGCCCGACCAGGTCGCCGGCCTGCGCGAACTGGGCAAGCGCTTCCCGTGGATGGACCTGGAGCGGGTCGGCGTCTGGGGCCATTCCGGCGGCGGCTACGCCACGGTCGATGCGATGTTCACCTACCCGGAGTTCTACAAGGTCGGCGTCGCCCAGGCCGGCAACCACGACAACCGCAACTACGAGGACGACTGGGCGGAGAAGTGGATGGGGCTGGAGGTCACCGACAAGGACGGCAGCAGCAACTACGACGCCCAGGCCAACCAGAACCGCGCCGCCAACCTGCGCGGCAAGCTGCTGCTGGCGCACGGGATGATGGACAACAACGTCCACCCCTCCAACACGCTGCTGGTGGTGGACGCGCTGATCAAGGCCAACAAGGATTTCGACCTGCTGCTGTTCCCGAATGCGCGCCACAGCTTCGGCAAGGACACCGGCTACATGACGCGGCGGCGCTGGGACTATTTCGTCCGCCACCTGATGGGCGCGCAGCCGCCAGTGGAATACAAGATGCAGGCCGACAAATCCTGA
- a CDS encoding SulP family inorganic anion transporter, protein MSAISPFRREWFGNIRGDVLAGLVVALALIPEAIAFSIIAGVDPKVGLYASFSIAVVIAFTGGRPGMISAATGAMALVMVTLVKDHGLQYLLAATVLTGVLQMLAGVFKLGGLMRFVSRSVITGFVNALAILIFMAQLPELTNVPSTVYVMTAAGLGIIYLFPYLTRAVPSPLVAIVVLTIVAVVLKLDIRSVGDMGELPDSLPVFLLPDVPLNLDTLRIILPVSLTLAVVGLLESLLTAQIVDELTDTPSNKNRECVGQGVANVATGFIGGMAGCAMIGQSVINVKSGGRGRLSTFVAGAVLLVMVVFAGPWVKQIPMAVLVAVMIMVSIGTFNWSSIRNLRHYPATSSIVMLGTVIVTVLTSDLARGVLTGVLLSALFFARKVGQVLRIDSQLDASGNARRYTVTGQVFFASSSAFAAGFDFREVLQHVTIDVSEARFWDLSAVGALDKAVMRFRREGATVEVVGLDEASTALVAQLGVYDKPGAAG, encoded by the coding sequence TTGAGCGCTATCTCCCCTTTTCGCCGCGAATGGTTCGGCAATATCCGCGGCGATGTGCTCGCGGGACTGGTCGTCGCGCTGGCCCTGATTCCCGAGGCGATTGCGTTCTCGATCATTGCCGGGGTCGATCCCAAGGTCGGCCTGTACGCGTCGTTCTCGATCGCGGTGGTGATCGCGTTCACCGGCGGCCGGCCGGGGATGATCTCCGCGGCCACCGGGGCGATGGCGCTGGTGATGGTCACCCTGGTCAAGGATCACGGGCTGCAGTACCTGCTCGCCGCCACGGTGCTGACCGGGGTGCTGCAGATGCTGGCCGGTGTGTTCAAGCTCGGCGGCCTGATGCGGTTCGTCTCGCGCTCGGTGATCACCGGTTTCGTGAATGCGCTGGCGATCCTGATCTTCATGGCCCAGCTGCCCGAGCTGACCAACGTGCCCTCGACGGTGTACGTAATGACGGCCGCCGGTCTGGGCATCATCTATCTGTTCCCGTACCTGACCCGCGCGGTGCCCTCGCCGCTGGTGGCGATCGTGGTGCTGACCATCGTCGCGGTGGTGCTCAAGCTCGATATCCGCAGCGTTGGCGACATGGGCGAGTTGCCCGACAGCCTGCCGGTGTTCCTGCTGCCCGACGTGCCGCTGAACCTGGACACGCTGCGGATCATCCTGCCTGTCTCGCTGACCCTGGCCGTGGTCGGCCTGCTGGAATCACTGCTGACCGCGCAGATCGTCGATGAGCTGACCGATACGCCCAGCAACAAGAACCGCGAATGCGTCGGCCAGGGCGTGGCCAACGTCGCCACCGGCTTCATCGGCGGCATGGCCGGCTGCGCGATGATCGGGCAGTCGGTAATCAACGTGAAGTCGGGCGGGCGCGGGCGGCTGTCGACCTTCGTCGCCGGCGCGGTGCTGCTGGTGATGGTCGTGTTCGCCGGGCCCTGGGTGAAGCAGATCCCGATGGCGGTGCTGGTGGCGGTGATGATCATGGTCTCCATCGGCACCTTCAACTGGTCCTCGATCCGGAACCTGCGCCATTACCCGGCCACCTCCAGCATCGTGATGCTGGGCACCGTGATCGTGACCGTGCTGACCAGCGACCTGGCCCGCGGCGTGCTCACCGGCGTGCTGCTGTCGGCGCTGTTCTTCGCCCGCAAGGTCGGCCAGGTGCTGCGGATCGATTCGCAGCTGGACGCCAGCGGCAACGCGCGCCGGTATACGGTGACCGGGCAGGTATTCTTTGCCTCCAGCAGCGCCTTCGCCGCCGGCTTTGATTTCCGCGAGGTCCTGCAGCACGTCACCATCGATGTCTCGGAGGCGCGCTTCTGGGACCTCAGCGCGGTCGGCGCGCTGGACAAGGCGGTGATGCGCTTCCGCCGCGAAGGCGCCACAGTGGAGGTGGTCGGCCTGGACGAGGCGAGCACCGCGCTGGTCGCGCAGCTGGGCGTGTACGACAAGCCCGGCGCCGCCGGCTGA
- a CDS encoding universal stress protein — MSADATFPERCVLAAIDVSGYAASVAAHAGWAAARLSAPLELMHAIDREAGPVPIDLTGNLNLGAQEGLLEQMALLDEQRGKLAQQRGRALLEEAGNVAAAHGAKASIRQRQGRLVETLLDLQDDVRLFVLGKRGEHADFARGHLGSNLERVIRAVERPVLVAPRAWRPVQRFMIAFDGSATTRRCVELVAASPLLKGLHCEVLMVADADKVDAEPMQWAQAELQAAGFASVMRAVPGAAEDVIAAQVAAQSIDLLVMGAYGHSRIRNLVVGSTTSHIVRTCPIAVLLLR; from the coding sequence ATGAGCGCTGACGCCACTTTTCCCGAACGCTGCGTGCTGGCCGCGATCGACGTGTCCGGCTATGCGGCCAGTGTCGCCGCGCATGCGGGCTGGGCGGCGGCGCGCCTGTCCGCGCCGCTGGAACTGATGCACGCGATCGACCGTGAGGCCGGGCCGGTGCCCATCGACCTGACCGGCAACCTCAATCTGGGCGCCCAGGAAGGCCTGCTGGAGCAGATGGCCCTGCTCGACGAGCAGCGCGGCAAGCTGGCCCAGCAGCGCGGGCGTGCCCTGCTCGAAGAAGCCGGAAACGTGGCCGCCGCCCATGGCGCCAAGGCGAGCATCCGCCAGCGCCAGGGCCGTCTGGTGGAAACCCTGCTGGACCTGCAGGACGACGTGCGCCTGTTCGTGCTCGGCAAACGCGGCGAGCACGCGGACTTCGCGCGCGGGCATCTGGGCAGCAACCTGGAACGGGTGATCCGCGCCGTCGAGCGACCGGTGCTCGTTGCACCGCGCGCCTGGCGGCCGGTGCAGCGCTTCATGATCGCCTTCGACGGCAGCGCGACCACCCGACGGTGCGTCGAGCTGGTCGCTGCCAGCCCGCTGCTGAAGGGGCTGCACTGCGAGGTGCTGATGGTGGCCGACGCCGACAAGGTGGACGCCGAACCGATGCAGTGGGCGCAGGCGGAGCTGCAAGCGGCCGGCTTCGCGTCGGTGATGCGCGCCGTCCCCGGCGCCGCGGAGGACGTCATCGCCGCGCAGGTCGCCGCGCAATCCATCGACCTGCTGGTGATGGGCGCCTACGGCCATTCCCGCATTCGCAACCTCGTCGTTGGCAGTACCACCAGCCACATCGTGCGCACCTGCCCGATCGCCGTGCTGCTGCTGCGCTGA
- a CDS encoding GAF domain-containing protein: MSETLPPVTDPAQDCLTAPIHTTGAIQPHGYLVSCGLVDERIRHVSANIAELLGLEPAEMLGLEMTHFLEEDMLLQVRDAVAAAGPEDGTVQRVGTGNVGALMMPCDISAHVSDGLLHIEFEPHSSRQETRAPTRVAQRMVSRLGSDAVGAAFFQHVAAEIHGLTGYDRVMVYRFRADDTGEVVAEVAAEGMQPYLGLRYPASDIPPPARQLYLRNRVRVIPDARYEPISIVPPTGPSGDPVDLSQHVLRSVSPVHLEYLRNMGVAASMSISLISEGRLWGLIACHHREARRLSASARSAADLFGMFVSVRIAAREQELAMERFEATQHLRDAVVMRLASAGDFDAALLAELDGLRQVLDGDGAGLAINGQWNVVGRAPGGADPASLVRWANAEEHGGVALSDAAADWNVPELQAAGLAGLLAVNLGSPQDWVFLFRVEQVEEVDWAGDPHAGRVATDDGIRIAPRRSFATWRQLVKGRSREWSSPDRRGAERLHRMLREQRRRSRRADASVDAGESPFRGLYLQDQKARLNGLAQLLDGLGHLDSEVTAGIGLRIEALEAELRRLMLDPPQGPGTANASTGEDGAHR; the protein is encoded by the coding sequence ATGAGTGAAACCCTCCCGCCCGTGACCGATCCCGCGCAGGATTGCCTGACCGCGCCGATCCACACCACCGGGGCGATCCAGCCGCACGGCTACCTGGTCAGCTGCGGCCTGGTCGATGAGCGGATCCGTCACGTGTCGGCCAACATCGCCGAGCTGCTCGGCCTGGAGCCGGCCGAGATGCTGGGCCTGGAAATGACCCACTTCCTCGAGGAGGACATGCTGCTGCAGGTCCGCGATGCGGTGGCCGCGGCAGGTCCGGAGGACGGCACCGTGCAGCGCGTGGGAACCGGCAACGTGGGCGCATTGATGATGCCCTGCGACATCAGCGCGCACGTAAGCGACGGTTTGCTGCACATCGAGTTCGAACCGCACTCATCGCGGCAGGAAACGCGCGCCCCCACGCGGGTCGCCCAGCGCATGGTCAGCCGCCTGGGCAGCGATGCGGTGGGTGCGGCGTTCTTCCAGCACGTGGCGGCGGAGATCCACGGGCTGACCGGCTACGACCGGGTCATGGTGTACCGATTCCGTGCCGACGATACCGGCGAGGTCGTGGCCGAGGTGGCCGCCGAGGGCATGCAGCCCTACCTGGGCCTGCGCTATCCGGCCAGCGACATCCCGCCGCCGGCGCGCCAGCTGTACCTGCGCAACCGGGTCCGGGTCATCCCCGACGCGCGGTATGAGCCGATCAGCATCGTGCCGCCCACCGGTCCGTCCGGTGACCCGGTGGACCTGAGCCAGCACGTCCTGCGCAGCGTCTCCCCGGTGCACCTGGAGTACCTGCGCAACATGGGCGTCGCCGCGTCGATGTCGATCTCCCTCATCAGCGAGGGCCGCCTGTGGGGCCTGATCGCCTGCCACCACCGCGAGGCGAGGCGCCTGAGTGCGAGCGCCCGCTCGGCGGCCGACCTGTTTGGCATGTTCGTCTCGGTACGCATCGCCGCGCGCGAGCAGGAGTTGGCGATGGAGCGCTTTGAGGCCACCCAGCACTTGCGCGATGCAGTGGTGATGCGCCTGGCGTCCGCCGGCGATTTCGATGCCGCGCTGCTGGCCGAACTGGACGGCCTGCGCCAGGTCCTTGACGGGGACGGCGCCGGGCTTGCAATCAACGGGCAGTGGAACGTGGTCGGTCGCGCGCCCGGCGGCGCCGACCCGGCCTCACTGGTCAGATGGGCGAACGCCGAAGAGCACGGCGGGGTCGCCCTGAGCGATGCGGCGGCGGACTGGAACGTTCCTGAATTGCAGGCGGCGGGCCTGGCGGGGCTTCTGGCGGTCAATCTGGGATCGCCGCAGGACTGGGTATTCCTGTTCCGAGTTGAGCAGGTCGAGGAGGTCGATTGGGCCGGTGACCCGCACGCGGGCAGGGTGGCCACCGACGACGGGATCCGCATTGCGCCGCGGCGAAGCTTTGCCACCTGGCGGCAGCTGGTGAAAGGGCGCAGTCGCGAGTGGTCAAGCCCGGACCGGCGCGGTGCCGAGCGGTTGCACCGGATGCTGCGCGAGCAACGCCGCCGTTCCAGGCGTGCCGATGCCAGCGTGGACGCGGGGGAGAGTCCGTTCCGCGGGCTCTATCTGCAGGATCAGAAAGCCCGCCTGAACGGGTTGGCGCAGTTGCTCGATGGCCTCGGTCACCTCGACAGTGAGGTCACCGCCGGCATCGGTCTGCGCATTGAAGCGTTGGAGGCCGAATTGCGCCGGCTGATGCTCGACCCGCCGCAGGGTCCCGGCACGGCGAACGCGTCCACGGGCGAGGACGGGGCCCACCGGTAG